A window from Myripristis murdjan chromosome 11, fMyrMur1.1, whole genome shotgun sequence encodes these proteins:
- the vamp1a gene encoding vesicle associated membrane protein 1a encodes MSNPDAGATGAPEGEGGAPGAAPNLTSNRRLQQTQAQVDEVVDIMRVNVDKVLERDQKLSELDDRADALQAGASQFESSAAKLKNKYWWKNCKMMIIMAVIGVICVGVVFMYFFY; translated from the exons AT gtCTAACCCAGATGCAGGTGCCACAGGAGCCCCGGAGGGCGAGGGGGGGGCCCCAGGTGCGGCCCCCAACCTGACCAGCAACAGACGACTGCAGCAGACACAGGCACAGGTGGACGAG GTGGTGGACATCATGCGCGTCAACGTGGACAAAGTCCTGGAGCGCGACCAGAAGCTGTCGGAGCTGGACGACCGGGCCGACGCCCTGCAGGCCGGAGCCTCGCAGTTCGAGAGCAGCGCCGCCAAGCTCAAGAACAAGTACTGGTGGAAAAACTGcaag ATGATGATCATCATGGCGGTTATAGGAGTTATATGTGTCGGAGTCGTCTTCA
- the iffo1a gene encoding intermediate filament family orphan 1 isoform X2: MPDFEHFRFSYSSMNPVLGESGFLAQQQHHNQMTGQTDSSIPDPGYFLGDHAGFGSDGSPGFDLGSLPPSGLAYLHLNSPLHRAPPAATALRNDLGSNISVLKTLNLRFRCFLAKVHELERRNKALEKQLQQALEDNEENGGDGRHQKPLTKDMGVQTGFVGPIPVRPGLIPLQNANNTAYLSGGLLSPTLNSSSLFDPNNPKSFLGNNLNPITLSTDSNSNLTMSGLSISPALSPTDPSKPITNINEKYSNTGNTGTSTNYPPPPPRFLPGTIWSYNHTRRFGTGRESCVTGPGVSWTHPDGVGVQIDTITPEIRALYNVLAKVKRERDEYKRRWEEEYTARMDLQEKMAELEEDLQESEVCQDELALRVKQLKAELVLFKGLMSNNLSELDSKIQEKAMKVDMDICRRIDITARLCDVAQQRNCEDMIHIFQVATPPSTLTRRPRKQNAQPGKGGDADEPISMSESEGGGAKDEESCSTSANQINEEMQRMLNQLRECEFEDDCDSLAWEETEETLLLWEDFPGYTLGVETQGELQQQEESIEKVIKDTESMFKSREKEYQDTIDQIELELATAKSDMNRHLHEYMEMCSMKRGLDVQMETCRRLITQSGDRKSSSLITLTVEDSDSEEKDRKKPALPADSDSAESYSDTNNTVPPLTWRKP; encoded by the exons ATGCCGGATTTCGAGCATTTCAGATTTTCCTACTCAAGCATGAATCCGGTTTTGGGGGAGAGTGGCTTCCtggcccagcagcagcaccacaacCAAATGACGGGCCAGACCGACTCCTCCATACCGGACCCAGGCTACTTCCTGGGGGACCATGCCGGGTTTGGCTCTGACGGGTCTCCCGGGTTTGACCTAGGCTCCCTGCCACCATCGGGCCTCGCCTATCTGCACCTGAACAGTCCCCTGCACCGTGCGCCGCCGGCGGCCACGGCGCTGCGCAACGACCTGGGCTCCAACATCAGCGTCTTAAAGACCCTGAACTTGCGATTCCGCTGCTTCTTAGCCAAAGTGCATGAGCTGGAGCGCAGGAACAAGGCTCTGGAGAAGCAGCTCCAGCAGGCTTTGGAGGATAACGAGGAGAACGGAGGGGATGGACGACACCAGAAGCCGCTCACCAAAGACATGGGTGTCCAGACTGGTTTTGTTGGGCCTATCCCGGTCAGGCCGGGTCTCATCCCACTCCAGAACGCAAATAACACAGCTTACTTGTCAGGTGGCCTCCTGTCTCCCACCCTGAACTCTTCATCTCTGTTTGACCCCAACAACCCTAAATCCTTTCTGGGAAATAATCTCAACCCGATTACACTCTCCACGGATTCAAACTCCAACCTCACCATGTCCGGCTTGTCCATCAGCCCTGCACTCTCTCCCACAGACCCATCCAAACCCATCACTAATATCAATGAGAAATACTCcaacactgggaacactgggacgTCCACCAACTACCCCCCTCCTCCGCCCCGCTTCCTGCCCGGGACGATCTGGTCCTACAACCACACCCGCCGCTTCGGCACCGGGAGGGAGTCGTGTGTCACCGGGCCCGGGGTCTCCTGGACACACCCGGATGGTGTCGGGGTCCAAATCGACACCATCACCCCAGAGATAAGGGCCCTGTACAACGTGCTGGCCaaggtgaagagagagagagacgagtaCAAGAGAAG atgggAAGAGGAGTACACAGCCAGAATGGACCTGCAGGAGAAAATGGCTGAGCTGGAGGAG gacCTGCAGGAGAGCGAGGTGTGTCAGGACGAGCTGGCTCTCAGGGTCAAGCAGCTGAAGGCGGAGCTTGTTCTCTTCAAAGGCCTCATGAGCAAC AACCTGTCAGAGTTGGACAGTAAGATCCAGGAAAAGGCGATGAAGGTGGACATGGATATCTGCCGTCGTATCGACATCACCGCCCGACTCTGCGACGTCGCCCAGCAGAGGAACTGTGAGGACATGATACACATCTTCCAG GTAGCCACGCCCCCTTCCACCCTGACACGCCGGCCCAGGAAGCAGAATGCCCAACCAGGGAAGGGCGGGGACGCAGACGAGCCAATCAGCATGTCTGAGAGCGAGGGAGGCGGGGCTAAAGACGAGGAGTCCTGCAGcacgtcagccaatcagatcaacGAGGAGATGCAGAGGATGCTGAACCAGCT gcgaGAGTGTGAGTTTGAGGATGACTGCGACAGTTTGGCctgggaggagacagaggaaacacttCTGCTCTGGGAGGATTTTCCTGGATACACACTGGGAGTGGAAACACAgggagag ctgcagcagcaggaagagtcCATAGAGAAAGTGATTAAAGACACAGAATCTATGTTCAAATCCAGAGAGAAGGAATACCAGGACACCATCGACCAGATAGAG CTGGAGCTCGCCACAGCGAAGAGCGACATGAACCGTCACCTGCATGAGTACATGGAGATGTGTTCGATGAAGAGAGGCCTGGACGTCCAGATGGAGACCTGCAGGAGGCTCATCACACAGAGCGGAGacag GAAGTCCTCGTCCCTCATCACTCTAACGGTGGAGGACTCGGACAGCGAGGAGAAGGACAGGAAGAAGCCGGCTCTGCCCGCCGACTCGGACAGCGCCGAATCTTACAGCGACACCAACAACACCGTCCCTCCTCTGACCTGGAGGAAACCCTAG
- the iffo1a gene encoding intermediate filament family orphan 1 isoform X1, which produces MPDFEHFRFSYSSMNPVLGESGFLAQQQHHNQMTGQTDSSIPDPGYFLGDHAGFGSDGSPGFDLGSLPPSGLAYLHLNSPLHRAPPAATALRNDLGSNISVLKTLNLRFRCFLAKVHELERRNKALEKQLQQALEDNEENGGDGRHQKPLTKDMGVQTGFVGPIPVRPGLIPLQNANNTAYLSGGLLSPTLNSSSLFDPNNPKSFLGNNLNPITLSTDSNSNLTMSGLSISPALSPTDPSKPITNINEKYSNTGNTGTSTNYPPPPPRFLPGTIWSYNHTRRFGTGRESCVTGPGVSWTHPDGVGVQIDTITPEIRALYNVLAKVKRERDEYKRRWEEEYTARMDLQEKMAELEEDLQESEVCQDELALRVKQLKAELVLFKGLMSNNLSELDSKIQEKAMKVDMDICRRIDITARLCDVAQQRNCEDMIHIFQQVATPPSTLTRRPRKQNAQPGKGGDADEPISMSESEGGGAKDEESCSTSANQINEEMQRMLNQLRECEFEDDCDSLAWEETEETLLLWEDFPGYTLGVETQGELQQQEESIEKVIKDTESMFKSREKEYQDTIDQIELELATAKSDMNRHLHEYMEMCSMKRGLDVQMETCRRLITQSGDRKSSSLITLTVEDSDSEEKDRKKPALPADSDSAESYSDTNNTVPPLTWRKP; this is translated from the exons ATGCCGGATTTCGAGCATTTCAGATTTTCCTACTCAAGCATGAATCCGGTTTTGGGGGAGAGTGGCTTCCtggcccagcagcagcaccacaacCAAATGACGGGCCAGACCGACTCCTCCATACCGGACCCAGGCTACTTCCTGGGGGACCATGCCGGGTTTGGCTCTGACGGGTCTCCCGGGTTTGACCTAGGCTCCCTGCCACCATCGGGCCTCGCCTATCTGCACCTGAACAGTCCCCTGCACCGTGCGCCGCCGGCGGCCACGGCGCTGCGCAACGACCTGGGCTCCAACATCAGCGTCTTAAAGACCCTGAACTTGCGATTCCGCTGCTTCTTAGCCAAAGTGCATGAGCTGGAGCGCAGGAACAAGGCTCTGGAGAAGCAGCTCCAGCAGGCTTTGGAGGATAACGAGGAGAACGGAGGGGATGGACGACACCAGAAGCCGCTCACCAAAGACATGGGTGTCCAGACTGGTTTTGTTGGGCCTATCCCGGTCAGGCCGGGTCTCATCCCACTCCAGAACGCAAATAACACAGCTTACTTGTCAGGTGGCCTCCTGTCTCCCACCCTGAACTCTTCATCTCTGTTTGACCCCAACAACCCTAAATCCTTTCTGGGAAATAATCTCAACCCGATTACACTCTCCACGGATTCAAACTCCAACCTCACCATGTCCGGCTTGTCCATCAGCCCTGCACTCTCTCCCACAGACCCATCCAAACCCATCACTAATATCAATGAGAAATACTCcaacactgggaacactgggacgTCCACCAACTACCCCCCTCCTCCGCCCCGCTTCCTGCCCGGGACGATCTGGTCCTACAACCACACCCGCCGCTTCGGCACCGGGAGGGAGTCGTGTGTCACCGGGCCCGGGGTCTCCTGGACACACCCGGATGGTGTCGGGGTCCAAATCGACACCATCACCCCAGAGATAAGGGCCCTGTACAACGTGCTGGCCaaggtgaagagagagagagacgagtaCAAGAGAAG atgggAAGAGGAGTACACAGCCAGAATGGACCTGCAGGAGAAAATGGCTGAGCTGGAGGAG gacCTGCAGGAGAGCGAGGTGTGTCAGGACGAGCTGGCTCTCAGGGTCAAGCAGCTGAAGGCGGAGCTTGTTCTCTTCAAAGGCCTCATGAGCAAC AACCTGTCAGAGTTGGACAGTAAGATCCAGGAAAAGGCGATGAAGGTGGACATGGATATCTGCCGTCGTATCGACATCACCGCCCGACTCTGCGACGTCGCCCAGCAGAGGAACTGTGAGGACATGATACACATCTTCCAG CAGGTAGCCACGCCCCCTTCCACCCTGACACGCCGGCCCAGGAAGCAGAATGCCCAACCAGGGAAGGGCGGGGACGCAGACGAGCCAATCAGCATGTCTGAGAGCGAGGGAGGCGGGGCTAAAGACGAGGAGTCCTGCAGcacgtcagccaatcagatcaacGAGGAGATGCAGAGGATGCTGAACCAGCT gcgaGAGTGTGAGTTTGAGGATGACTGCGACAGTTTGGCctgggaggagacagaggaaacacttCTGCTCTGGGAGGATTTTCCTGGATACACACTGGGAGTGGAAACACAgggagag ctgcagcagcaggaagagtcCATAGAGAAAGTGATTAAAGACACAGAATCTATGTTCAAATCCAGAGAGAAGGAATACCAGGACACCATCGACCAGATAGAG CTGGAGCTCGCCACAGCGAAGAGCGACATGAACCGTCACCTGCATGAGTACATGGAGATGTGTTCGATGAAGAGAGGCCTGGACGTCCAGATGGAGACCTGCAGGAGGCTCATCACACAGAGCGGAGacag GAAGTCCTCGTCCCTCATCACTCTAACGGTGGAGGACTCGGACAGCGAGGAGAAGGACAGGAAGAAGCCGGCTCTGCCCGCCGACTCGGACAGCGCCGAATCTTACAGCGACACCAACAACACCGTCCCTCCTCTGACCTGGAGGAAACCCTAG